The following proteins are encoded in a genomic region of Sparus aurata chromosome 11, fSpaAur1.1, whole genome shotgun sequence:
- the scinla gene encoding scinderin like a, which translates to MVHHKEFETAGKEDGLQVWRIEKMNIVPVPKALQGSFYEGDAYIVLYTRERSFYLHSWLGEKATQDERGAAAIFMMQLDDHLGGSPIQYTEFQNEESKTFLGYFKRGIQYKKGGVASGFKQVVTNEANQKRLLHVKGRRNIKAKEVDMSWDSFNTDDCFIIVLGENIFHWSGSNCNRFERLKTTELAIDIRDNELRGRGKVEMIDEGSEPEEVIKELGPKPDLQSSTSEDKHTDVKNCKDASLHVFSDASGAMKTTVVADKNPFQQNMLSMSECYILDNGGNKKIFVWKGKDASPDERKAARTAADKFIKEKNYHPNTQIQILAAGAETMLFKQFFFNWLDKDESTGPTKPFITGRIAKVDQIPFDASKLHETAAMAAQHSMVDDGSGKVQIWRVEGKDKVLMDPSTHGQFFGGDCYLVLYSYNTGGREKHIIYTWQGQKCSRDELGASAILTISLDNSMGGVATQVRVTQGQEPPHFVSMFKDKFLVVHLGGTSREGGQSEPGSKRLFHIRQSSTKATRAVEVEPTASALNTNDVFVLKTPEALYLWKGKGQTGEEMDAARYVASLLGGAVTEVEEGEEPAPFWASLGGKKAYQTSKTLQMAVSAPRLFACSNKTGRLIAEEVPGEFTQGDLLPDDVMILDTGAQVFVWIGKEANEAEKTGSAKIVQDYLDSDPSGRSGIPITTIKQKEEPRIFTGWFHAWDAKFWQQDFEKLLKQRLN; encoded by the exons ATGGTTCACCACAAAGAGTTCGAGACTGCAGGGAAGGAGGATGGCCTGCAGGTGTGGCGGATAGAGAAAATGAACATCGTCCCCGTCCCCAAGGCTCTTCAAGGAAGCTTCTACGAGGGAGACGCCTACATCGTGCTCTACACCCGCGAACGTTCCTTCTACCTGCACTCGTGGCTGG GCGAGAAAGCTACCCAGGATGAGAGGGGGGCTGCCGCCATCTTCATGATGCAGCTGGACGACCATCTTGGTGGAAGCCCAATACAGTATACTGAGTTTCAGAACGAAGAGTCGAAAACCTTTTTGGGCTACTTCAAGAGAGGCATCCAGTACAAG AAAGGTGGAGTCGCCTCCGGCTTTAAGCAAGTTGTGACCAACGAGGCCAACCAGAAACGCTTGCTGCACGTTAAAGGTCGCAGGAACATCAAGGCCAAGGAGGTGGATATGAGCTGGGATAGCTTCAACACAGACGACTGCTTCATCATTGTCTTGGGAGAG AACATCTTCCACTGGTCCGGCTCAAATTGCAATCGCTTTGAACGCCTGAAGACAACTGAGCTGGCCATCGACATCAGGGACAACGAGCTGAGGGGCCGCGGTAAAGTAGAAATGATTGACGAAGGCTCTGAACCGGAAGAAGTCATTAAg gagCTTGGACCTAAGCCTGACCTCCAATCCTCAACTTCtgaggacaaacacactgatgtgaaGAACTGCAAAGATGCGTCCCTCCATGTG TTTTCTGACGCCTCTGGCGCCATGAAGACGACCGTGGTGGCTGACAAAAACCCATTCCAACAAAATATGCTCAGCATGAGTGAATGCTACATTTTGGATAACGGTGGAAACAAAAAGATATTCGTGTGGAAAG GAAAAGATGCTAGTCCGGATGAGCGCAAAGCAGCAAGGACTGCTGCAGACAAGTTCATCAAAGAGAAGAATTATCACCCAAACACTCAG ATCCAGATCCTGGCAGCAGGAGCTGAGACCATGCTGTTTAAGCAGTTCTTCTTCAACTGGTTGGACAAGGATGAGAGCACAGGCCCAACAAAGCCGTTCATCACTGGTCGCATCGCCAAGGTGGATCAGATTCCCTTCGATGCCTCCAAACTCCACGAGACGGCTGCCATGGCCGCCCAGCACAGCATGGTGGATGACGGCTCCGGGAAAGTCCAG ATCTGGCGTGTGGAAGGAAAAGATAAAGTGCTGATGGACCCATCCACCCATGGACAATTCTTTGGAGGTGACTGTTACCTGGTGCTGTACAGCTACAACAcgggaggcagagagaagcaTATCATCTACACCTG gcaggGGCAGAAGTGCTCTCGGGATGAACTGGGGGCTTCAGCCATCCTCACCATCAGCCTGGACAACTCCATGGGTGGAGTGGCTACACAG GTTCGCGTCACTCAGGGCCAAGAACCTCCTCACTTCGTGAGCATGTTCAAGGATAAGTTTTTGGTCGTCCACCTGGGTGGGACGAGCCGCGAGGGGGGCCAGAGTGAGCCTGGCAGCAAACGACTCTTCCACATCCGCCAGTCCTCCACCAAGGCCACGCGGGCCGTTGAG GTGGAGCCCACTGCCTCTGCCCTGAATacaaatgatgtgtttgtgctgaagACTCCCGAGGCTCTGTATTTATGGAAGGGGAAGGGACAGACCGGAGAGGAGATGGATGCGGCTCGGTATGTTGCCAGCCTGCTTGGAGGAGCTGTCacggaggtggaggagggcgaGGAGCCAG CACCTTTCTGGGCATCGCTGGGTGGAAAGAAGGCCTACCAGACCTCCAAGACCCTGCAGATGGCAGTCAGCGCCCCAAGGCTGTTCGCCTGTTCCAACAAGACTGGCAGGCTGATT GCAGAGGAGGTGCCTGGTGAGTTCACACAGGGCGATCTCTTACCCGACGATGTCATGATTCTCGACACGGGGGCTCAG GTCTTCGTTTGGATTGGAAAGGAGGCCAATGAGGCCGAGAAAACTGGATCAGCCAAGATTG tgcAAGACTATTTGGATTCGGACCCCTCCGGTCGCAGCGGCATCCCCATCACCACCATTAAGCAGAAGGAGGAGCCTCGCATCTTCACAGGATGGTTCCATGCCTGGGACGCCAAGTTTTGGCAGCAAGACTTCGAGAAGCTCTTGAAACAACGTCTAAattag